A region of the Carya illinoinensis cultivar Pawnee chromosome 16, C.illinoinensisPawnee_v1, whole genome shotgun sequence genome:
AAAAAGGAGCTCAAGAAATAATACTGAATAATTATTTGCGAGCACTATTATGGTAGCAGCcaaattattagataataaatatagattggTGCACAGGCTTGAGAGGAGTAAGCCCTTTAGAATGGACTTATTTGACTATCTTGGTGAATGTCCCTgataaaaacaacaaatttcTCTTCCCAGTAACAAAATTAGTGAAGCAATTTTTGTATttaccttaatttttttttcataagtaaaaaaaacaactaaaaataaggtaaaaattcaaataaaattatgaaaacaatTTTCAATGGACGCTGCTATGTCCACCAAGAATCTCTACCAAGATTTTCTACCGAAAGTGCAAATTTCACTTTACCttctttttcaaacatttttaaaatccctttaaacattaaaaaaaaatacattaaaaaacacttcttaatcattaagttaaaaagaaaaaacacaattTGGTAGACATCATTGGTGGTAGAACTTCTCAGTAgctttatcattttccattttctatATACCctaatttttataagtaataaaggTGACTAATGTATTCAAGCATTATTCAGAGAATCCTTCTGCAACCTTACAATCTAAAATCTCAAGTAGTTAATAACACAATAACTTCAGCAATAAAGATTTTAACTAAAGAGAACGaatatttttcctctctctcaataTTGTCTTCATATGGCAATAAGGGCTGCTTTCGGAATGGAACTGCTTCCACGCTTTCCAAATAGACTAATTCGGTCAAGTACATCTCAATTACTTTCTGAGGTATTGCCCATgaacaccaaaaatcataatACAAAAGACCATATATCCTTAACAAGCGAGTAGTGAATTATTAGGCAATCAAGTGTTAGCCACTACTCCTGCACATGCAGCACCGGTCCACAAGTGATATTCCATTTTATCAACCACcctcattttaaaattgtacCAAGGCAGCTAtcccaaaaggaaaaaatgtaATTTGCCCCACACAACCTCCACAGTGCTAACATgtcaaattcaaataaaatcaacttcaagtttttaaacTTCTTTTACAAAGTAGCCCTTGTTATGTCAACAGTAGAAAGTGTGTGCCCTCCATACCAATTTGCAAGTAGAAAGACTCCAACAAAAAACATACACGTCATTACATCATAACAAGACTGGGTATCAGATTTGCTTCCATGTTTCTGCTTCCAAAATAACTTAACAATCTTATCAGTCACATGCATATTCAAGAACAACGTTTTAAACAATGAGCTTGCTGATTTAAACTTATAATCCTGGAATGCACAAACATATTTTGGATTCTACGACCAAATCCCCCAGAACTGACGTAAGCATGCCCAAGACTTTTTAAATCCATTGATTAAAAATTAATCAGGCTGCTACTACTTTAGAGTAAAGTCTGCACACCACACattgtgatatcccatattAAGTGATGAGTGTAGGCGGTATATAGGATCCCATATTGCTTGGGAGGGAGAAGCTCTTGCCctttataatgatttaaatGGAGCCCCAATTAtaccattgactagtccttttggagtacgGGCATAAATGTTGCTTGGGCCTCTTTTGTGGTGCCAAACACATCATGCCGGAAACATACACTGATATCATCTCCTATCAAATACTTTTTGGAACCCAAACACCTCTCCCAACCAGTCCTCATATTATATCAGACATTGAATCCATCAGGTCAACCCATACATGTCTGAAAGACAGTTAATAGTTAATTTCCAAACACCCAAACCTCCAAATTTTGAGGAGACCAAATTAGGATCAAATCCACCAAATGATACTCATATTCCTCGCCTATTCCCACCACAAAAATTAAGTCACTCATATCTTTGAGATAATCAATCTTTTTATGGTCCAAGCACCTGACCATTACTTCATCTTGCACCAGTTTCCTAAAAGCAAAATGATAGGTTTCCATATTTTCAAATACATTTTAACGATTAGATTTATAAATCCCACTACATAGGTTACTAGAGCTTTTTATAGGTGAAATATCCAGGCACCGTACCGGAGTAAACTGCGTAAACCAATCCTCCACCCTTTTGTTAATGGAAAAGAGATGTCAGTTGGTCTAATGACCAATGGCAGTATAGAAACTATGTTAAAGAGTTGTAACAAGAATAATGACAATCGGATTAATTTCCATTGACGACGGAGAAAACCGCTACTGATAGAAgattgagattttttaaattttcatccgTTAGACAAGACAATCTAATCATATTGGATGTTTACAATTTTCCCTTTGTACTTTAAACTTTATGATTGTTCTCAAAAGCACAAATTGAGGACGAATTGAAACTAATTTCATGAATTCACTAGCACACCAATAAGATTACAGGATACCGAAATCCGAAGACTTACGAGAAACatacaaaaagggaaaaagaaaatgaaaacatgTGGGAGCGATTAGCACTAGCTACCAGCAAACATAAGTTCAAAACACCCAAAATAAATAACAGGTAAGGGAGTAGAAGTTGTACTCAAGTACCTTTAGAGCTTCTTTGAGAATGGGTTCATCGATGGGATTGAAGAAAAACGCTTTCACCCCAATTTTGCTATTCCTGTGATAATTCGCTAAACGTACGCAGCTGCCGCTGCTGCTGCCTCTCCTTGCTTTCGATAACGTTAAGGGGTTTATCAACGGCTTCTTCCATTTCCACTGTCATCCATTTGCCATATTAATTTCACTAATGACACAGACACAAgaaacggagagagagagagagagagagagagagagagtacttgGGAGAAGTGGAAGTCACGCACCAGAGCACACGAGGAGGaacagagaagaaagaaagacatTTTTTGGGTCTCGGACTCTCGATGCGCCGTAGCTTATTGTTGGACGGGGTTTCTTGCATATAAATTTCTTGGTCGTCTTGCATTCATGATATTGCAATTCTTTGTTATTTAGAGGCTATAgaaatttctttaaattatatttacgGACGGATTGTGAAGTGTATAAAAGGATTAATAGTGGGATcaataaagttaaattttagtcaaagaataatcaaaatataaaataaaatgttacaaTAGGCTCAACAaatgaatagtgaatttaaCCTTTGGCTATATGGCTAGCCAAATTTATTGAGTGAAAGAGACTAGTCAAagtttaaaatcaatattttaatagaatagtgaaagatttgttgagctTATTATTTGGTATTGTAAAAAGTAgctagttaaaatttataaaagtgaattttttagctaaattttagctaaagttTGTTGAGGTCACTGCTAATGTtgtatcatataatttttttttttaaaaatgactaaatacaaaatctatatgaaaataataataatattttaataatatatcttattatttttcaaaatgattgcactACACTTATCCACTTCacgattgtatataatattacttttatttcacacataaacataaaaaacttgAGCCTCATTTAggtagtgagatgagatgatatataaataataataaaataatttataaataataataaaatagtttgtattAAGATGTCTGTggacttttagaaaatgagagagaaattataacgttaa
Encoded here:
- the LOC122299215 gene encoding UPF0426 protein At1g28150, chloroplastic isoform X1, which produces MSFFLLCSSSCALVRDFHFSQWKWKKPLINPLTLSKARRGSSSGSCVRLANYHRNSKIGVKAFFFNPIDEPILKEALKEPVAFMGGMFAGLLRLDLKEEPLKEWIARTVEASGVTEEEIDAGGSKPEEVPQQIEIE
- the LOC122299215 gene encoding UPF0426 protein At1g28150, chloroplastic isoform X2 gives rise to the protein MSFFLLCSSSCALWKWKKPLINPLTLSKARRGSSSGSCVRLANYHRNSKIGVKAFFFNPIDEPILKEALKEPVAFMGGMFAGLLRLDLKEEPLKEWIARTVEASGVTEEEIDAGGSKPEEVPQQIEIE